Sequence from the Diorhabda carinulata isolate Delta chromosome 5, icDioCari1.1, whole genome shotgun sequence genome:
TTCGAAGCAGTATCCATTGACCAAACTAAGAAGGAATGGTATTTTACATTACTGACCGATCAGATTTGTGCAGGATCATTAACAGTTCTTTCACCGTTTATAACACAAATGttggtaaaatatttggaagaaaCAGATCATCAAACATTAGAAAACGTATTGTTGTCTCTAGATATCGCCTGTTTAGATTTGAATCAAGTTTTGaagatttgtaaaaaattgaagatgtaCAATGCATGGATACATATTACTACTGGTACTTTGAAGGATTATATCAGCCCTTTGACTGAGTTTCTTGAAGAATTAACGCCGGATAATCATAAATTAGGTGTTATTATAAGTTACTTCCATTTCTGGTTAGATTTTTCAATGATTCGTTTTAGGAAACATATTATTGGTATACGTATCGTCATGTTTTGCCGGATTGGGTTATCCATCGGGAAATATTCCAGAAGAAGAAGTACCTAGAGTAAAACACGATATATTGAGATGTTTGGAAACGACGCATTCTATTAAAGGTCAAAAAGACGAATTGGCTTATCCTTATTTGAGGgcgttattaaaatataatactaGGGATTGTTTGAACGTTGTAGAACTTGCTTTTTCCCAGCCGGAATTTTCTGGAGAAATGGGACTTTTGCAAAGGCAGCGTTTGATTCAGATTCTTCTGCAAATTGTCAAACCAGGCAATTTTACTGTGAGTATTTTTTGGTATTGGAGAAGAAGATTTGATAATAAACTTTCAATAGTTTGTAATATAAGtaaatctttttaaatttttttattgctgaattgttttgattttaggtttcttttgattaaaaatcagattttgaaacagataatttttcccttttttaaaaactatttttcattcagtaacctaaaattaagacaatttagcaaaaaaaaaatatgaaaggaTCTGAGAAATCTgaggaaatttatattttcatattaatccAAAATTTAAATGTGTTGGTTCCGTATGTTTCTGAGAATTTGATCCAGAAACTTTTTTGTTCAATAGAATATTCGAGATGTTTTTCTATGGAGTTTTATGGTAATATTTCTGTATTATCTGCGATATTTTGATCATATAAATAGTAACTATGAttgaaaattggagaaaatttcgattttttttatatttttttgtttcgcgCATTCTTTCATACCTTTTTCACCActtcaagttattttaaaaatttctaaaactcTTACATTGATGTACTtaaatagtttataataaaaatctcgATCTCTATTGGAAATATGTTTGAATTTTATcctccaaattttttatttcaaacattctttcatatttttttggtatagaatattaatcaataatatttaaacttcaaaacTGTGGAAATAtgaattgtttataacaaatatctCTGCTTTTACGggaaatatcttgaaaaaagtttaagacAATTTTATAAGGAATTTTGTTCTCTAAATATCTTGGAGTCTTGTTTTCATATCTCTTTAAGTGttgaacttatttttaaaaaaattcaaactatcACATTTACAACTATAAAGTTTATTGCCAGCATGTTGAGcttttttattggatatatgttgaaaattgtttttggtaACTTTCATggggaatttttattttatactttctgtcatgtctttttattttcaatttattttcaaaatttcctaatTTCTTGCATTGATAAcctttaaattgattataataaaaatctcgGGTTCTATTGGAAATGTATTGAAAGTTGTTTGAGACAATTTTCTAGGgaattttattcttcatatttcttGTTGTAGCCTTGTTTGCATATCTGTTtatgtttttgagatattttcaatttttttaacattttataaactattaattattattgcatACATTTcggttttctattgaaattatgataaaaatagtatatgacaatttacattgaattttattctctaaatttttattttagactTTTTTTGTACATACATGTTttccatttctaaaattttcttaacTCTTGCAGTGATGAactttacattatttataacaaatgtcTCGATATCTTTtggaaatatgataaaatttgcTTGAGACaactatagaaaaatttattcttaaaattttttttgtagcttttcttttaatctcttatattttcaaaattttccaattattaacGAACTATAAATTGCTTATTGCAAATATCTCGgtttattattggaaatattttttctttaacagTTTCATAGtgaattttattctttaaatttttattttagactttttattattgtatctTCATGGTTTccagttatttaaaaaatttttaaactctttatgaattttacattatttataacaaatgtcTCGGTTTACATATtcgaaatatgtcaaaatttgtttgtgacattctatgaaatttaattttttgaattttttgttgtagCCTTGTATTCATATCTCTtctgttttcaaaaatgttccATCATTTACAAACTATAACTTGCTTATTGTAAATATCTCGgtttattattggaaatatgTTTTCTTTGACAGTTTCATAGTGAATTTTAttctttacatttttattttagactTATTATCGTATCTTCATTTTTTCgcgtaattttcaaaatttttgctttGATGAACTTCAAATTGTGCATAATAATTATCTCAATCTCGatggaaatattttgtaaattgtttaagaaaattttataagaaaatgtagTCTCTATTCTCAatcttttcattttctaataatttaaaaatttttttaaacttttcaatttgatcaatttgaaatagtttataaaaaacacCTCCATTGGAAATGTGATAAAAGttgttgaacaattttttagtaaattttattctctaacttatttgtttttaaatttcgatattatctttttgttttcgaataattttcaaaaatgtttaactttcaaatttattaactctatatttttgataacaaatttcTCGGTctgtatttgaaatatgttggaTGTTTTTGAACAGAGGAAATTCTGttctttaaattttaatttcataataccatattttaatgttgtaaaattatttccacaaatttctaatttttccaaataataatttataatttgttcattacaaatattgaaaatatgttaaacgCTGTTTGAGGCAACTTCATAGATAATTTCACTCCCTAAATTTTTTGTTGCTTTCATAtgttttgagttatttttaaaaacgttcAATCTTTGACTCAAACTATCTTTCAGAGTAATGTATCCTTCTGTAAATTATCCTCTACTCCTTAttgaaattcaacatttttttcatttataaaacatttcaatGTATGCTAAAATGAACTCTATTGGTTTATATTCTACACAGTTATATTTCAGGACGGTGAAGTGATCAATTTGGCATGTTTCGTCGCGAGACTCGTTGTAACAAATAACATTTCGTTGAATAATCACGTTTTGGATTCAGCAATAAAGTCCTTAACTGAAATAGGTGATTCGCTGTCAATTAGAGATAGATCAGAAAGGGAACAAGCGTGGCTAGATTTGTTGGGTCTCaataaaatgaatcatttaaaaacTAGTCAACTACTTTCTTTAGCTTTGGATTCCAAATGTTACAGGGTGAGTATACTGTATATTCTTAAACTCAATTTACTTCCTGAGCATTTATAGTCAAGTTCTGATGGATAAAAAAACTCAGAAACCATCCATCCAAGTAATATGAACCCAGTAAAACAGTAATTTGTACATCCGGGACCCAATCCGAGTCATCAAAACCCATAAAAAAGATTAATTAGCAAGCAAGAAGAATTTAAACCCATAAAATTAGAATTGGAGCAACaagaatgcaaaaaaatgtgaatataatacatataaaaagaACTTTAGGATAATCCAGACTAAATGGAATGTGAACAACAGGAACCCAGAAAAACATTAGTTCGAATGACAGGAACCCAACAATAAACCCGGGAAATGAGAATTGAAGCAACAGGAATGTAGAAAAGCGTGGATATAAGGCATATAAATAAGAGCTCCAGCAACAGTATTCCATAGAAACTGGAATACCTATCATAAACTTATAAGAGTTGCAAGAAACCTGCAAAATATGAATTCAAACAATTGGAAtcataaaaacagaaatatgaGTAACAGGTGCACATCAAAACAGTAATCCTAGCAAAAGGAAACTAGTAAAACAAACATGAACATTAGTTAAACAGTcccagaaaacaaaaattgaataaaaaaaacccaaaatgaaaaatttttttgtaaaaatcagATCTAACGATGAAAATGTTGCAGAGTCTCCTGCCTTTTCTCCAGTATACATCTGGAGATCCAACTAGACCACTttgagaattaattttttagctCTGAGGACGGGTGGAAGCTTATGCCTTCATCAAAGCAGGTAGTGCAATGCTTCGAGTTCGCATGGGACTTTCACCTCACTAAACCACTCTTACCTTGCACACCCCGGGAGTAATGTACTCCAGAAGAACCAACTTGATAATatgtttttctaattctttATCTTTGGTTCcctcattattatttcttcttctagaTTCTAGATCTGAAATTTAAGCGgctgttaatttttttcctcaGAGACAAACTGTTTAATATTACTCGGTGAATCCCCCTGCTTCTCTATTCAATAACTGTGAAGTTCCgatttaatgatgaaaatgtACCTCTTCCTCTGGAGATCGACCAAGATCACTTTGACAATCACTGGTTTAGACCAGCTTACTAATTTCTTATCTACctaccaaattaaaaaatatttgagctGTTATTTTCGGGATCCATAATTTTCTGCATCCCTTGCTTTTGTTCccttatcattattttttcttctgtattCTAAAACTGATATTTATGCAGCTTTCAATCTTCATTCCTCATAAACAGCCTTGAAAATATTAGTAGTTTTGGTGAACTCGTTACTGCTCTCTTCAATAAACGTCAAGCTTAGTTctatataagataaaaatttgCCTATAACCCTGTCACATCTCCAGTGGACCCCTGGTCCTCCACCTGAACCACTTTTAGAATCATTGGTTTAGATCAACTTGGTACTACTATATTAAAGAATTTATGACTTGAGGTTTTCATTGGGCATAATTTTTGAGTTCcttcatcaatattttcctaaatatgAAGTTTAGGAGGCTCTCAACCTTGCTGCACTCTTCAATAAAAGTGGTAAGTTCAGATCTAACGATGAAAACATTTGCCTTTACCCCTCCAGTAGACCTCTGGAGATCCAcatggaccactttgagaaacACTGATTTAGACCATCTTACCTaacaaattaaagaaatttttcctTGTGGTTTTCGCGTTCAAGCTTCTCGGAATTCTTTGTCTTTGAGTCcctcataattttttctgtacTAATTTTGAATCATCTTTGACTTTTAGTTTCCTGTGTTCATGCATTTTCgttctttataattatttactcTTCTGGGCTCAATTTAATCTGGTCTATCTTCTCTTTGCTTTCCtcgattttatttgtattcataAGAATCTTCAATTCAGATTAAACACTCCGAATGAGAAAAACCTGTGCTGACGAGATCCATAGTCCAAAGAATATGCAAAAAATCATCAGTATTGAGAttgagtataaaaaaaatgagtctCCTATAGTACTTTGGAAtgaatatgtttataaataataaaagattgtAAATTGTATCTTCTGTTTATTTAGGTTGCAGAACGTCTATACGAAATGCAAAAAGACTATTCTAGAATACTTAGTTGTTACCTTCAAGATCCCGTAAGAAAATACGAAGTATTCAACtacatattcaaatatataaacgtTAGTGATAGATTAATACAGGAACaatttttagttgattttaaAAATCTAGTCGCGATAAGTGCTAAAAAAACAGtagaaataattatagaatatttCCAAGAATTATTGGAAGAATTTTGTGATATGCTCGAAAACGATCATGATTTGCAATACGATTTTTTGAGCGAAGTCGTTTTAACAGACGTCAAATTGACACCGCAATTAGCAGAACGCTTCTTAGATCGTTTATGCGTTAAAAATAGAAACGAAGTTTGTAATTATCTGCGATCAAGTAATTGCCGAAACGAAGAAgctttaattattacaaaaaaatatgaggtGCACGATGCTGTGGCGTtacttttggaaaataatggCGATTGGATGGAAGCCCTGGAGTTGCTTTTGGAATGCGATATGATGGACGAAGCAATTAATTTGTGTATAAGGGGAGTTGAGCATTTATCGCCAGAGGGTAAggtagtttttaatttttcagtcttattatttggaattaaatattactcATTTTTTCATAGATGTTAGTACTAAGAAGGAAATGACCTGAATCGAAATTTTCGACCTACTTTAGTAGATAAATGCCGTTGCATTATGATCAATAAGATTTGAAACCCCAAGGAACAGGAATGTAGTAAAACATGAATCAATGCGAATGCAAAATAGggatacaataaaatattaatccAGTCAAGAGAAATGTTTTAAACAAGAACCAGAGAAACAAAAATCTAAGCAACATGAGAATGAGAAGAAGataactaataaaaatcaagcaaaacagAAATTTGAGTGACAGAAACCCATCAGATCAAGAATTCAAGCAAAAGGATTCTATCAAAACAGGACTAGTTATAGGAAGAACAAGTGACTGTCTCAAGTATCTAGGGAAAATGATCTTATCATAACAGTTATCAAAGCAACAGGAACTAAGCAAAAGTGGAATCAAAACGACAATAAGCCAAGAAAACAGAAATCCAAGTGACAGTATTACAGAAAAACATGAATCTGAACAAtataaacccaaaaaaaaaatcaaattcaagcGATAGGAACAGAACTAAACGGAAAAACAAAGTAGCAGGAGTGCAGCAAAACTAGAATCTAAGAAGCAAGAACAGCAGAATTGAAATCCAAGTAATAGGAATGACGCAAAACAGGAACGTAGCAAAACATGAATCCTAGTGATAGAACCCCTGCTAAAAGAACATTTTAATAACAGGGACACAGCAGAAAAATAATTCAAGGAATACTGCCCAATAGCAAAATAGTCATCAAAGTAGCAGGAGTAGTACAAAACAGGAATGTAAGTCACAGGAACATTGTAAAAAGGCAATTCAAGCAACTGGAATACTAGCTCCATGCTCAAGGGATACAGCCAAATTGTAATTAAAGCCACGGGAGCATAACACAATAGTAATATAAGCAACAGGAACACGGTAAAACGAAATTTCAGTAAAAAGAGTATTCAAGGAACAGAAATAGTAAGCGCGATCATATAATAATACAACAAAGTAATAGGAGCacgacaaaacaaaaattcaaatgagaGGTACCTAGCAAAATGCGACCAACaggaatattattttgttggaTTCCTGTTGCaacaaaaattatctaaatagtaattcaaattaacaaaaatttgctGTTacagaaatataacaaaacgaTAACATATGCATCATCATAAAAAATACAGTAGTACAGTAATCCCAACAAGAAAAGcctaacaaaaacaaaaagctTATCAAGAGGAGTTCCGGCAATAAGATCCTTACAAAATAGCAATTCAACCAATAAAAAACTAGCCAAACAGTTTTTTAAGTAACATAAATTCAGATAAATAGGAATCTGACTAGCAGGAATGGAGTGCAAGCAATTTGAATCTAGCAAAACAGTAATCTAAATTATAAGAATACAACAAAATGGCAATGAAAGCAGCAGAAGCACGGCAAAGCATAAGTCTAAGCAAAAGCAATCTCAGCAACAGGAACCCAACAAAATAGCCATCCAAGCAACAGGAATCCAGCAAAACAAGTGTCTAAGCAAAGAAATACAGCTAAATAGGATTGACAGGATTGTAACCTACAGAAGCTCAGAAAAAAGGAGAATAAACCTTATAAAATACCAATTTAAGGCATCAGGACACCAACCGAATTATAAGTTTATaagcaaaagaaataaaaataaatgtaagaATAGGAGCAGTCCCACTCACAAATAACTTCAAATTAGTAACAGTGCACAATTATTTGAGATTAATGAATGAAACGTGTTGGAAAATCTtgatctattttgtttttaaataaatttattattgaaattatagtggaaattatatttcaaacgTTTAATTATTTTCGCTTTTCCAGATTCTCAGTCATTATGGTTAACGTtactacaaaaaagaaaaagtgctTCTGGTGTTTCACTTAGACATTTATTGCACGCCGCAGCTCCTCATATTCCCCCTTCACAAATGTTGAATCTTGTATCTAACGCAAGCTTTGGAGATGTCAGAGGATTGCTACAGGGGATGTTAAGTGATTACGAATACGACATTAATACTTTGACGAATACATACAAACTGCTGAGTAAAGATTTACATCAcggtattaaaaataaatttaaaaatagtatcgaggttgttaaattttgtttttgtaggttTGGTAAAGTGCATTTCAGTAAAAGGTAGAGGTGTGTCAGTTTCGAATCTAACTTGTACCTTGTGtcaaagattattattatttcgaaggGAAACCGAAAGTAACGAATCGTTTTATGTATGGAGTTGCGGacattgttttcatttt
This genomic interval carries:
- the LOC130894391 gene encoding vacuolar protein sorting-associated protein 8 homolog isoform X2; amino-acid sequence: MTDVIVNCKQKHPGYLVMGSECEDVPIEDSDESLLDFKEIDDLECDIPQVAPPSLENALWDLDSVGSDSASLHSFQSMTNKLHSMLYHCVLQGVSSQITSAADRVNAGSPTVITNSLNYIAVGTSHGYILAFDCEQNLCWCCHDTTTSDQGAVSALSFNLESTRLLVGYERGFISMIDASTGDVLRRLPDAHAPQTAVLSLRFTFLNNLALCGDSSGCVFSLSFNRRLGMRTWNSKCLFSGAKGEVCVFEPLVRGHDLRFLNNVVLVAMATLSKVVVISVRPKLKVFYSQQLPRISTSLPLISWQLVSVGKTFHPVLAWGRGNELHYTRLIVTYGYNNPRMTLMPLIKVQVPYTMNALHWLGTRHLAILDTSENLRLVEVRSQRELEILEISGAGLVYNSAHFKALAVGGGVSEAFALAGERACYNSLSSRGDQLLILGTRAVHMVKLRTWSERLFYLSDQGRWAEALNLATAEGTSKEKVALPLINKYLDNLNLNQMDRDSLPAAINCCIKLGKIDILCNELFEAVSIDQTKKEWYFTLLTDQICAGSLTVLSPFITQMLVKYLEETDHQTLENVLLSLDIACLDLNQVLKICKKLKMYNAWIHITTGTLKDYISPLTEFLEELTPDNHKLGNILLVYVSSCFAGLGYPSGNIPEEEVPRVKHDILRCLETTHSIKGQKDELAYPYLRALLKYNTRDCLNVVELAFSQPEFSGEMGLLQRQRLIQILLQIVKPGNFTDGEVINLACFVARLVVTNNISLNNHVLDSAIKSLTEIGDSLSIRDRSEREQAWLDLLGLNKMNHLKTSQLLSLALDSKCYRVAERLYEMQKDYSRILSCYLQDPVRKYEVFNYIFKYINVSDRLIQEQFLVDFKNLVAISAKKTVEIIIEYFQELLEEFCDMLENDHDLQYDFLSEVVLTDVKLTPQLAERFLDRLCVKNRNEVCNYLRSSNCRNEEALIITKKYEVHDAVALLLENNGDWMEALELLLECDMMDEAINLCIRGVEHLSPEDSQSLWLTLLQKRKSASGVSLRHLLHAAAPHIPPSQMLNLVSNASFGDVRGLLQGMLSDYEYDINTLTNTYKLLSKDLHHGLVKCISVKGRGVSVSNLTCTLCQRLLLFRRETESNESFYVWSCGHCFHFSCVKGGNLNNSCPQCRLKGPMLPKLKKLANKVDYANVNNQSRPDLEGHF